From the genome of Papaver somniferum cultivar HN1 chromosome 2, ASM357369v1, whole genome shotgun sequence, one region includes:
- the LOC113354537 gene encoding uncharacterized protein LOC113354537, translated as MTSYHDEKMTIEELRFFYRIDREIYRYLAITLGKDPLRSMAIIALWISMEEMGYPSIILELLTYQSDIITNSACDEAEWAVYYIITGTPPPPPFYRTAVTDMNTTLTLIRDSGSAMYVSMKYLFEHGAIGYSSLKQIIGNLCSIMFADILRKAMLKNGFGDNPNDLVNDRADEDTNIPEVELDNSAPIKVEAGSSSGTTQGENISEFVRTSSFLTTFEEQPTVEIIPPCKRTLFVIFSRGFPISEDQIREFLVRTNGENCVESICMQQVRPPQRRQPMYAMIEFHATETIDKILAGEDKVRFFISGCHIQARRLEAREG; from the exons ATGACATCTTATCACGATGAGAAAATGACGATAGAGGAACTGCGGTTCTTCTACAGGATTGATCGAGAGATTTACAGATATTTAGCAATTACCTTAGGGAAAGATCCTTTGCGTTCGATGGCAATTATTGCTTTATGGATTTCCATGGAAGAGATGGGGTATCCAAGTATCATACTTGAATTGCTTACATACCAAAGCGATATCATAACGAATTCCGCATGCGACGAAGCAGAATGGGCAGTATATTATATCATTACCGgtactcctcctcctcctcctttttACCGCACTGCAGTAACGGACATGAATACAACGTTAACACTGATACGAGATTCTGGGTCTGCAATGTACGTTTCTATGAAATATCTGTTCGAACATGGAGCAATTGGGTATTCTTCTCTCAAACAAATAATAGGAAATCTTTGCTCCATAATGTTTGCAGATATCTTGAGAAAAGCAATGTTGAAGAATGGTTTCGGTGACAATCCTAATGATCTGGTTAATGATCGTGCTGATGAAGACACTAATATTCCCGAGGTAGAACTCGATAATTCGGCACCAATTAAGGTCGAGGCAGGTTCGTCATCTGGTACTACACAGGGTGAGAATATTTCTGAATTTGTTAGGACCTCGTCATTCTTGACAACATTTGAGGAACAACCAACAGTAGAAATTATTCCACCATGTAAACGAACTTTGTTCGTTATATTCTCTAGAGGATTTCCAATTTCAGAAGATCAAATTCGTGAATTCTTGGTCAG GACGAATGGTGAAAATTGTGTTGAAAGCATCTGCATGCAACAAGTTAGGCCCCCTCAACGACGTCAACCAATGTATGCTATGATTGAATTCCATGCAACCGAAACAATTGATAAGATCCTAGCCGGAGAAGATAAAGTTCGCTTTTTCATTAGTGGATGTCATATCCAGGCCAGAAGACTTGAAGCAAGGGAAGGCTAG